The Leishmania major strain Friedlin complete genome, chromosome 23 genome has a segment encoding these proteins:
- the SHERP1 gene encoding small hydrophilic endoplasmic reticulum-associated protein (sherp), which yields MDQETRDQMKNAAAEAKDNVHDKIQELKDDVGNKAAEVRDAVSSTVESIKDKLSGGS from the coding sequence ATGGACCAGGAGACAAGGGACCAGATGAAaaacgccgcggcggaggcgaaggacaATGTGCACGACAAGATCCAGGAGCTGAAGGACGATGTGGGGAACAAGGCTGCAGAGGTCCGTGACGCAGTGAGCAGCACGGTTGAGAGCATCAAGGACAAGCTAAGCGGTGGCTCGTAA